A stretch of Candidatus Sphingomonas phytovorans DNA encodes these proteins:
- a CDS encoding M23 family metallopeptidase codes for MRKLGRGFLMLICGIIGVFIALVLFGQTLPDAKQERRVTMDAAKFSVSSVRVQAASDPHGLLAIPVAGVARGAIADSWEDPRDGGAREHHGTDILAAGGTPVTAAAPGTIEKLFKSTAGGTTLYVRSPDRLWVYYYAHLSGYAPGVHEGQVVKVGDSLGYVGDTGNAGAGNFHLHFGLGRATPEQHWYQAQDVNPYPYLAGKPSSR; via the coding sequence GTGAGGAAGCTGGGCCGCGGTTTCCTGATGCTGATCTGCGGCATCATCGGGGTGTTCATCGCGCTGGTACTGTTTGGGCAAACGCTGCCCGATGCGAAACAGGAGCGACGAGTGACGATGGACGCGGCCAAGTTTTCCGTATCGTCGGTGCGGGTTCAGGCCGCCAGCGATCCGCATGGGCTGCTCGCAATACCGGTAGCGGGCGTGGCGCGAGGCGCCATCGCCGATAGCTGGGAAGATCCCCGCGATGGCGGTGCACGTGAGCATCATGGCACCGACATCCTGGCGGCCGGCGGAACGCCGGTGACCGCGGCTGCCCCCGGCACGATCGAGAAGCTGTTCAAGAGCACAGCGGGTGGGACGACGCTCTATGTTCGTTCGCCTGATCGCCTCTGGGTCTATTATTACGCCCATCTCTCCGGTTACGCACCAGGCGTGCACGAAGGGCAGGTGGTGAAGGTCGGAGATTCGCTGGGCTATGTTGGCGATACCGGCAATGCCGGAGCCGGCAATTTCCATCTCCATTTCGGTCTGGGCCGCGCCACGCCGGAACAGCATTGGTATCAGGCGCAGGACGTCAATCCCTACCCCTACCTTGCCGGAAAGCCGTCCTCTCGCTAA
- a CDS encoding NADH-quinone oxidoreductase subunit D yields the protein MADHLEAIEGRLDAADPEVGDIAIQNYTINFGPQHPAAHGVLRLVMELDGEIVERVDPHVGLLHRGTEKLIEHKTYIQALPYFDRLDYCSPLCMEHSFVLAIEKLLDLEVPVRAQYLRVFFAELTRISNHMLNLGSHVMDVGAMTPNLWLFEIREDCLNFFERVSGARMHSAYFRPGGVHQDTPLKLLADIADWLDGRLPRLFEDAISLVADNRIFKQRNVDIATVSRDDAIRWGFSGPMIRGSGIPWDIRRSQPYDVYAKMDFDVPVGTRGDCYDRFMVRVEEVRQSVRIMKQCLNEMPEGPIASLDRKVVPPKRGEMKRSMEALIHHFKLYTEGFHVPAGDVYVATESPKGEFGVYLVADGSNKPYRCKIRPTAFSHLQAMDFMAKGHMLADTTAILGAMDIVFGECDR from the coding sequence ATGGCTGATCATCTCGAAGCGATCGAAGGCAGGCTCGACGCCGCCGACCCGGAAGTCGGCGATATCGCGATCCAGAACTACACGATCAATTTCGGCCCGCAGCATCCGGCCGCGCACGGGGTGCTTCGCCTCGTCATGGAACTCGACGGCGAGATCGTCGAGCGCGTTGATCCGCATGTCGGCCTGCTCCATCGCGGCACCGAAAAGCTGATCGAGCACAAGACCTATATCCAGGCACTGCCCTATTTCGATCGTCTCGATTATTGCTCGCCGCTCTGCATGGAGCACAGCTTCGTGCTGGCGATCGAGAAGCTCCTCGATCTCGAAGTGCCGGTCCGCGCCCAATATCTCCGCGTGTTCTTCGCCGAGCTGACCCGAATCTCCAACCACATGCTCAACCTCGGCAGCCATGTGATGGACGTCGGCGCGATGACGCCGAACCTGTGGCTGTTCGAGATCCGCGAGGATTGTCTCAACTTCTTCGAGCGCGTCTCGGGCGCGCGCATGCACTCGGCTTATTTTCGGCCGGGCGGCGTGCACCAGGATACCCCGCTCAAGCTGCTGGCCGACATTGCCGACTGGCTGGACGGGCGCCTGCCGCGCCTGTTCGAGGATGCGATCAGCCTGGTCGCGGACAACCGCATCTTCAAGCAGCGTAACGTGGACATCGCCACGGTCAGCCGCGACGACGCGATCCGCTGGGGCTTTTCCGGCCCTATGATCCGCGGCTCGGGCATCCCCTGGGATATCCGCCGGTCGCAGCCCTATGACGTCTATGCGAAGATGGACTTCGACGTGCCGGTCGGCACGCGCGGCGATTGCTATGACCGGTTCATGGTGCGTGTGGAGGAGGTCCGCCAGTCGGTGCGGATCATGAAGCAGTGCCTGAACGAGATGCCGGAAGGGCCGATCGCGAGCCTCGACCGCAAGGTCGTGCCGCCCAAGCGTGGCGAGATGAAGCGCTCGATGGAGGCGCTGATCCACCACTTCAAGCTCTACACCGAGGGTTTCCACGTTCCTGCGGGCGACGTCTATGTCGCGACCGAGAGCCCCAAGGGCGAGTTTGGCGTCTATCTCGTCGCTGACGGCAGCAACAAGCCGTATCGCTGCAAGATCCGCCCGACGGCTTTCTCGCATCTCCAGGCGATGGACTTCATGGCCAAGGGCCACATGCTCGCCGATACGACCGCGATCCTTGGCGCGATGGATATCGTGTTCGGGGAGTGCGACCGGTGA
- a CDS encoding NAD(P)H-dependent oxidoreductase subunit E has product MAEAPKIPDETETRARWGAFVWTPENRKKATEILGRYPKGREQSASLPLLDLAQRQVGAETQTQGWLPVPVIEFVSREIGVPYMRVYEVATFYTMFNMAPVGRYHVQVCGTTPCMLGGSDDVLAACKNRGLVKGATTPDGLFTLTEVECLGACANAPMVQINDDNYEDLDYDRTAAILDALAEGRTPTAGSQTGRRDSCPAGGPTSLKEMVDENHDYRGEWA; this is encoded by the coding sequence ATGGCTGAAGCACCCAAGATCCCTGACGAGACCGAGACACGCGCACGCTGGGGTGCGTTTGTGTGGACCCCCGAGAACCGCAAGAAGGCGACCGAGATACTCGGCCGCTATCCCAAGGGCCGTGAACAGTCCGCTTCGCTCCCGTTGCTCGATCTCGCCCAACGCCAGGTCGGCGCGGAGACTCAGACTCAGGGCTGGCTCCCGGTTCCGGTGATCGAATTCGTTTCCCGCGAGATCGGCGTGCCGTACATGCGCGTCTATGAGGTCGCGACCTTCTACACCATGTTCAACATGGCGCCGGTCGGCCGCTATCACGTCCAGGTTTGCGGCACGACGCCGTGCATGCTCGGCGGGTCGGACGATGTGCTGGCCGCCTGCAAGAACCGCGGCCTGGTCAAGGGCGCGACCACGCCTGATGGCCTGTTCACGCTGACCGAGGTCGAGTGTCTCGGCGCCTGCGCCAACGCGCCGATGGTGCAGATCAACGACGACAATTATGAGGATCTGGATTACGATCGTACCGCAGCGATCCTCGATGCGCTCGCCGAAGGCAGGACGCCGACCGCCGGGTCGCAGACCGGCCGGCGGGACAGCTGCCCCGCGGGCGGTCCGACGTCGCTGAAGGAAATGGTCGACGAGAACCACGATTACCGGGGGGAATGGGCATGA
- the ndhC gene encoding NADH-quinone oxidoreductase subunit A codes for MVDLSQYLPILLFLGIAIVLSSAFVFLPIIAARFTGAHKPTPEKLTEYECGFPAFEDSRSQFDVRFYLVAILFIIFDLEAAFLYPWAVSVFSLGWTAWFAMMGFIAELALGLVYAWKKGALEWE; via the coding sequence TTGGTCGACCTGTCGCAATATCTGCCGATCCTGCTGTTTCTGGGCATCGCGATCGTGCTGTCCAGCGCCTTCGTGTTCTTGCCTATCATCGCCGCGCGCTTCACCGGCGCGCACAAGCCGACGCCCGAGAAGCTGACCGAATATGAATGCGGCTTTCCCGCGTTCGAAGATTCGCGCAGCCAGTTCGACGTGCGCTTCTATCTGGTCGCGATCCTGTTCATCATCTTCGATCTCGAAGCAGCGTTCCTCTATCCCTGGGCGGTCAGCGTTTTCTCGCTCGGCTGGACGGCATGGTTCGCGATGATGGGCTTCATCGCCGAACTCGCGCTCGGCCTCGTCTATGCATGGAAGAAGGGAGCGCTCGAGTGGGAGTAG
- a CDS encoding inositol monophosphatase family protein, with translation MVSHSGLITVMDRAARKAAPRLRRDFNEVQHLQVSRKGPADFVSMADQRAEQTIFEELSKARPDWGFLMEERGEVAGDPNKPRWVVDPIDGTTNFLHGIPHFAVSIAVEEPLANGKREITTGLIYNPITDDSFWAEKGRGAWMQEQRLRVSARRELPDALIATGIPFLGHGNFAEWSRIFGAIAPEVAGIRRFGAAALDLAWVAAGRFDGFWESGLKPWDVAAGILLVREAGGFVTDFRGGDRMIERGEFLAANDALQSKLHKLLANALR, from the coding sequence TTGGTTTCCCACTCAGGCCTCATCACCGTCATGGATCGCGCCGCGCGCAAGGCCGCGCCGCGCCTGCGTCGTGACTTCAACGAGGTCCAGCACCTGCAGGTAAGCCGCAAGGGGCCCGCCGACTTCGTCTCCATGGCTGACCAGCGCGCCGAACAGACGATCTTCGAGGAACTGTCCAAGGCGCGCCCGGACTGGGGGTTCCTGATGGAGGAGCGCGGCGAGGTTGCCGGCGATCCCAACAAGCCGCGCTGGGTCGTCGACCCCATCGACGGGACCACCAATTTCCTCCACGGCATTCCCCACTTCGCTGTCTCGATCGCGGTCGAGGAGCCGCTGGCCAATGGCAAGCGTGAGATCACCACAGGTCTGATCTACAACCCGATCACGGATGACAGCTTCTGGGCCGAAAAGGGCCGGGGCGCCTGGATGCAGGAACAGCGGCTTCGGGTGTCTGCCCGTCGCGAGCTGCCCGATGCTCTCATCGCGACCGGCATTCCGTTTCTGGGTCATGGCAATTTCGCCGAGTGGAGCCGCATTTTCGGGGCGATCGCGCCGGAAGTTGCGGGCATCCGCCGGTTCGGCGCCGCGGCGCTGGATCTGGCCTGGGTCGCGGCAGGCCGGTTCGACGGCTTCTGGGAATCGGGCCTCAAGCCGTGGGACGTCGCTGCCGGCATCCTGCTGGTGCGCGAGGCCGGCGGCTTCGTGACCGATTTCCGCGGCGGCGACCGCATGATCGAGCGTGGCGAATTCCTGGCCGCGAACGACGCGCTGCAATCGAAGCTGCACAAGCTGCTGGCGAACGCACTCCGCTGA
- a CDS encoding NADH-quinone oxidoreductase subunit C, whose product MRAPAPAYTANDGVIDRAGEVLGANLLSSLDAVGEIALTVDRASLVESMIALRDTPGLEYQQLMEVAGVDYPERPDRFEVVYCLLSLTRNHRIRVHVQTDEEKPVPSVTGIWPVAGWLEREVYDMYGVLFSGNADLRRILTDYGFRGHPQRKDFPLTGFVELRYSEEAKRVVYEPVELAQDFRTFDFMSPWEGAEYILPGDEKARLPEAKGAPTPLKADEIVKADAAKTAAAAPAATPKTTDSTAQTGAGKASPDAAPKPAEPDVVKKPRAKPAASGDAPTTPKPRAPRKPKAS is encoded by the coding sequence GTGAGGGCGCCGGCGCCGGCCTACACGGCCAATGACGGGGTGATTGATCGCGCGGGCGAAGTGCTCGGCGCGAACCTCCTGTCGTCGCTCGATGCGGTCGGCGAGATCGCGCTGACGGTTGACCGCGCCTCGCTGGTCGAGAGCATGATCGCCCTGCGCGATACGCCCGGCCTCGAATATCAGCAGCTGATGGAAGTCGCCGGCGTCGACTATCCCGAGCGGCCTGACCGTTTCGAGGTGGTCTATTGCCTGCTCTCGCTGACCCGCAATCACCGCATCCGCGTGCATGTGCAGACGGACGAGGAAAAGCCGGTGCCGTCGGTCACGGGCATCTGGCCGGTCGCCGGCTGGCTGGAGCGCGAAGTGTACGACATGTACGGCGTGCTCTTCTCCGGCAACGCCGATCTGCGCCGCATCCTGACCGATTATGGGTTCCGTGGACATCCGCAGCGCAAGGACTTCCCGCTGACCGGCTTTGTCGAGCTGCGCTATTCCGAGGAAGCGAAGCGGGTGGTCTATGAGCCCGTCGAGCTGGCCCAGGATTTCCGCACCTTCGATTTCATGAGCCCGTGGGAAGGCGCCGAGTACATCCTGCCCGGCGACGAGAAGGCGAGGCTCCCTGAGGCCAAGGGTGCGCCGACTCCGCTCAAGGCTGATGAGATCGTGAAAGCGGATGCGGCCAAGACCGCCGCCGCCGCGCCTGCGGCGACACCCAAGACCACCGACAGTACGGCGCAGACCGGTGCCGGCAAGGCATCGCCCGACGCGGCGCCCAAGCCTGCCGAGCCGGATGTGGTGAAGAAGCCGCGTGCCAAGCCCGCCGCCTCGGGCGATGCGCCGACCACACCCAAGCCGCGCGCGCCGCGCAAGCCGAAGGCGTCGTGA
- the nuoG gene encoding NADH-quinone oxidoreductase subunit NuoG produces the protein MPKLKVDGIEIEVPAGATVLQACEIAGKEIPRFCYHERLSIAGNCRMCLVEVKPGPPKPQASCALPAAENQEVFTNTPMVKNAREGVMEFLLINHPLDCPICDQGGECDLQDQSLAYGRGHSRYDENKRAVTEKYMGPIVKTVMTRCIQCTRCIRFAEEVAGVEEIGAIYRGEDMQITSYLEGAVTSELSGNVVDLCPVGALTSKPYAFEARPWELKKTLTIDVMDAVGTNIRLDSRGRQVLRALPVINEDVNEEWASDKTRHAVDGLVRRRLDRPFIRKDGKLTEASWDEAFAAIAAVNAGSSVAAIHGDLLDCETLYAAKALLGAMGSTLLEGRQTGMDYDATSLAAVNFNSTIAGAETADAILLVGTNLRWEAPLVNTRIRKAIKKGAKVFAIGEETDLTYKVEWLGNDLSLLGKLPKPAAEAFKNAQRPMVIVGGAALKGGHGAALALAKSLDLVRDGWNGFNVLHMAASRMGGLMLGLAQKGGIADIAAARPKLAFFLGADEVDFSAFADSFKVYIGHHGDKGAAAADVVLPGASYAEKSGTWVNLEGRVQRGERAVFPPGDAREDWTILRALSAVLGKTLPFDTLEELRAAMGVDTPDLATLGLRRFAWNAPALDAKGEGPVGYPIKDFYLTNAICRASPTMQRCSAELIHGEEFAEAAE, from the coding sequence ATGCCAAAGCTCAAAGTCGACGGAATTGAGATCGAGGTGCCCGCTGGCGCCACGGTGCTTCAGGCGTGTGAAATCGCCGGCAAGGAGATTCCGCGCTTCTGCTATCACGAACGCCTGTCGATCGCCGGCAATTGCCGGATGTGCCTGGTCGAGGTGAAGCCCGGGCCGCCCAAGCCCCAGGCCTCCTGCGCGCTGCCCGCCGCGGAGAACCAGGAGGTCTTCACCAACACTCCCATGGTGAAGAATGCGCGCGAAGGCGTGATGGAATTCCTGCTGATCAACCATCCGCTCGATTGCCCGATCTGCGATCAGGGCGGCGAATGCGACCTGCAGGACCAAAGCCTGGCCTATGGTCGCGGCCATTCCCGCTATGACGAGAACAAGCGGGCGGTGACCGAGAAGTACATGGGTCCCATCGTGAAGACGGTGATGACTCGGTGCATTCAGTGCACCCGTTGCATCCGCTTCGCCGAGGAAGTCGCCGGCGTCGAAGAGATCGGCGCGATCTATCGCGGCGAGGACATGCAGATCACCTCCTATCTCGAAGGCGCGGTGACCAGCGAATTGTCGGGCAATGTCGTAGATCTCTGCCCGGTCGGCGCGCTGACCTCCAAGCCGTACGCGTTCGAAGCGCGGCCATGGGAGCTCAAGAAGACGCTGACCATCGACGTGATGGACGCGGTCGGCACCAACATTCGCCTCGACAGCCGTGGCCGCCAGGTCCTCCGCGCGCTCCCCGTGATCAACGAGGACGTCAACGAGGAATGGGCCAGCGACAAGACCCGCCACGCCGTTGATGGTCTGGTCCGCCGCCGGCTCGACCGCCCGTTCATCCGCAAGGACGGCAAGCTGACCGAGGCAAGTTGGGACGAGGCGTTCGCTGCCATTGCCGCGGTGAACGCCGGCTCCAGCGTCGCGGCGATCCATGGCGATCTGCTCGATTGCGAGACGCTCTACGCCGCCAAGGCGCTGCTCGGTGCGATGGGCTCGACGCTGCTCGAAGGGCGGCAGACGGGCATGGATTATGACGCGACGTCGCTCGCCGCGGTCAATTTCAATAGCACGATCGCCGGAGCCGAAACCGCCGATGCGATCCTGCTAGTCGGCACCAATTTGCGCTGGGAAGCGCCGCTGGTGAACACCCGTATCCGCAAGGCGATCAAGAAGGGGGCGAAGGTCTTCGCGATCGGCGAAGAGACCGACCTGACCTACAAGGTCGAATGGCTCGGCAACGACCTGTCGCTGCTTGGCAAGCTGCCCAAGCCTGCGGCCGAGGCGTTCAAGAACGCCCAGCGCCCGATGGTCATCGTCGGCGGTGCGGCACTGAAGGGCGGTCATGGTGCCGCGCTCGCGCTCGCCAAGTCGCTCGATCTGGTGCGTGACGGGTGGAACGGCTTCAACGTGCTTCACATGGCTGCCTCGCGCATGGGCGGCCTGATGCTCGGGCTTGCGCAGAAGGGCGGCATCGCCGATATCGCCGCCGCCAGGCCGAAGCTCGCTTTCTTCCTCGGCGCGGACGAAGTCGATTTCTCGGCCTTCGCCGACAGCTTCAAGGTCTATATCGGCCATCACGGCGACAAGGGCGCCGCCGCGGCCGACGTCGTGCTGCCTGGCGCGAGCTATGCCGAGAAATCGGGCACCTGGGTTAATCTCGAAGGCCGGGTCCAGCGCGGCGAGCGCGCAGTGTTCCCGCCGGGCGACGCCCGCGAGGACTGGACTATCCTGCGCGCGCTGTCCGCGGTGCTGGGAAAGACTCTGCCGTTCGACACGCTCGAGGAACTGCGCGCGGCCATGGGCGTCGACACGCCCGATCTCGCCACGCTTGGCCTGCGCCGCTTCGCCTGGAATGCGCCGGCACTCGACGCGAAGGGAGAGGGTCCGGTCGGCTATCCGATCAAGGATTTCTATCTCACCAACGCCATCTGCCGCGCGTCCCCGACGATGCAGCGCTGCTCGGCCGAGCTGATCCACGGCGAAGAGTTTGCGGAGGCCGCGGAGTGA
- the nuoF gene encoding NADH-quinone oxidoreductase subunit NuoF: MLADKDRIFTNVYGFQPWNLDAAIKRGDWDDTKGLMARGQDALIDAVKASGLRGRGGAGFPTGTKWSFMPKEPKPERPNFLVINADESEPGSCKDREIMRHDPHKLIEGALIAGFAMRARAAYIYIRGEYIREAEVLFAAVAEAYDNGLIGKNASGSGYDFDVFVHRGAGAYICGEETAMLESLEGKKGQPRLKPPFPAGAGLYGCPTTVNNVESIAVVPTILRRSPEWFAGIGAENNRGTKLFQISGHVNKPCVVEEAMSIPFRQLIEEHCGGIRGGWDNLLAVIPGGSSVPLVPAAQIMDCAMDFDGLKAVGSGLGTAAIIVMDKSTDIVRAISRISYFYKHESCGQCTPCREGTGWMWRVMERLRTGDADISEIDTLQQVTKQIEGHTICALGDAAAWPIQGLIKHFRPELERRIKERGGDLAPMMEAAE; the protein is encoded by the coding sequence ATGCTCGCCGACAAGGATCGTATCTTCACCAACGTCTATGGGTTCCAGCCGTGGAATCTCGATGCCGCGATCAAGCGTGGCGATTGGGATGACACCAAGGGCCTGATGGCGCGTGGCCAGGACGCCCTGATCGACGCGGTCAAGGCATCGGGCCTGCGCGGCCGTGGCGGCGCGGGTTTCCCGACCGGCACCAAATGGTCGTTCATGCCCAAGGAGCCGAAGCCCGAGCGGCCGAACTTCCTCGTCATCAACGCCGACGAATCCGAACCCGGGTCCTGCAAGGACCGCGAGATCATGCGCCATGATCCGCACAAGCTGATCGAGGGGGCGCTGATCGCCGGTTTCGCGATGCGCGCGCGAGCCGCGTATATCTACATCCGCGGCGAATATATCCGCGAGGCGGAGGTGCTCTTCGCAGCCGTTGCCGAGGCGTACGACAATGGCCTGATCGGCAAGAATGCCAGCGGCTCGGGTTATGATTTCGACGTCTTCGTTCATCGCGGCGCCGGCGCGTACATTTGCGGCGAAGAGACCGCGATGCTCGAGAGCCTCGAGGGCAAGAAGGGCCAGCCCCGCCTCAAGCCGCCATTCCCGGCTGGTGCCGGTCTGTATGGCTGCCCGACCACGGTCAACAATGTCGAATCGATCGCGGTCGTGCCGACGATCCTGCGACGCAGCCCGGAATGGTTCGCCGGCATCGGCGCCGAGAACAACCGCGGCACCAAGCTGTTTCAGATCTCGGGCCATGTGAACAAGCCCTGCGTGGTCGAGGAGGCGATGAGCATCCCTTTCCGCCAGCTGATCGAGGAACATTGCGGCGGCATTCGTGGCGGGTGGGACAATCTACTCGCGGTGATTCCGGGCGGCTCCTCGGTTCCGCTCGTTCCGGCGGCGCAGATCATGGACTGCGCGATGGATTTCGACGGGCTGAAGGCGGTCGGTTCCGGCCTCGGCACTGCGGCGATCATCGTCATGGACAAGTCCACCGACATCGTCCGTGCGATTTCGCGCATCTCCTATTTCTACAAGCATGAGAGCTGCGGCCAGTGCACGCCGTGCCGCGAGGGCACCGGCTGGATGTGGCGCGTGATGGAGCGGCTGCGCACCGGCGATGCCGATATCAGCGAGATCGACACGTTGCAGCAGGTGACCAAGCAGATCGAAGGCCACACCATCTGCGCGCTCGGCGACGCGGCAGCTTGGCCGATCCAGGGGTTGATCAAGCATTTCCGGCCTGAGCTGGAACGGCGGATCAAGGAGCGCGGGGGTGACCTCGCGCCGATGATGGAGGCGGCGGAATGA
- a CDS encoding L,D-transpeptidase, which yields MIDRSILHVQVILDHLGFSPGVLDGRPGKSLTAALKGFQESRGLKITGEIDRATLQALHPYRAWRPTRILSLTPDMLAGPYTNPLPKDPQEQAKLPALGYRSPMEKLAEMFHTTPQVLLAMNSPRTRLEPGSKVTFPNALPVSRAYDAKLPADWRKTLNDLNVSADQPQGAKVVVDKSDEVLRVLDKQGRLVAQFQATMGSRHDPLPIGTWKIKGASYNPPFHYNPDLFWDAKANAKAATLPPGPNGPVGVIWLDLSKPHYGIHGTPEPSTIGRAESHGCIRLSNWDAARLSLMVRPGTPAVFQE from the coding sequence ATGATCGATCGTTCGATCCTTCACGTGCAGGTGATTCTCGATCACCTCGGTTTCTCCCCAGGTGTCCTCGATGGACGTCCCGGCAAGTCGCTGACGGCCGCGCTGAAGGGTTTCCAGGAATCGCGCGGACTGAAGATCACTGGCGAAATCGATCGCGCGACCTTGCAGGCACTTCATCCCTATCGCGCATGGCGACCGACCCGCATCCTTTCGCTCACCCCGGACATGCTGGCCGGGCCCTATACCAATCCGCTTCCCAAGGACCCGCAGGAACAGGCGAAGCTCCCTGCGCTCGGCTACCGTTCTCCGATGGAGAAGCTGGCTGAAATGTTCCATACCACGCCGCAGGTGTTGCTCGCGATGAACAGCCCCCGGACCAGGCTAGAGCCCGGATCGAAGGTCACCTTCCCCAACGCGCTCCCGGTATCGCGCGCGTATGACGCGAAGCTGCCGGCTGACTGGCGCAAGACCTTGAACGACCTGAACGTCTCCGCCGATCAGCCGCAGGGGGCGAAGGTGGTGGTGGACAAGTCTGACGAGGTGCTGCGTGTGCTCGACAAACAGGGCAGGCTGGTCGCCCAGTTCCAGGCGACGATGGGCAGCAGGCACGATCCGCTGCCGATCGGCACCTGGAAGATCAAGGGAGCGTCATACAATCCGCCCTTCCATTATAATCCGGACCTGTTCTGGGACGCGAAGGCCAATGCAAAGGCCGCGACGTTGCCGCCGGGTCCGAATGGCCCGGTAGGGGTGATCTGGCTCGACCTCTCGAAGCCGCATTACGGTATCCACGGTACGCCCGAGCCCAGCACGATCGGCCGCGCGGAGAGCCATGGCTGCATCCGCCTGAGCAACTGGGACGCGGCGCGCCTGTCGCTCATGGTGAGGCCGGGCACGCCGGCCGTGTTCCAGGAATGA
- a CDS encoding NADH-quinone oxidoreductase subunit B: MGVELTPAASGGAIIQPDQTFFNDLNGELTDKGFLVTSTEDLFQWARTGSLWWMTFGLACCAVEMIHVNMPRYDLERFGAAPRASPRQSDVMIVAGTLCNKMAPALRRVYDQMSEPKYVISMGSCANGGGYYHYSYSVVRGCDRIVPVDIYVPGCPPTAEALLYGIMQLQRKIRRIGTIER; this comes from the coding sequence GTGGGAGTAGAACTTACCCCCGCCGCCTCCGGTGGCGCAATCATCCAGCCGGACCAGACGTTCTTCAACGATCTGAACGGCGAACTGACCGACAAGGGTTTCCTGGTCACCTCGACCGAGGACCTGTTCCAATGGGCCCGCACCGGCTCGCTGTGGTGGATGACCTTCGGTCTCGCCTGCTGCGCGGTCGAGATGATCCATGTGAACATGCCACGCTACGATCTGGAACGCTTCGGCGCCGCGCCTCGGGCTTCGCCGCGCCAGTCGGACGTGATGATCGTCGCGGGCACACTCTGTAACAAGATGGCCCCGGCATTGCGCCGCGTTTACGACCAGATGTCCGAGCCGAAATATGTGATCTCGATGGGGTCCTGCGCCAATGGCGGCGGCTATTATCACTATAGCTACAGCGTCGTGCGCGGCTGCGACCGGATTGTCCCGGTCGACATCTATGTCCCGGGTTGCCCGCCCACCGCGGAAGCGCTGCTGTATGGCATCATGCAGTTGCAGCGGAAGATCCGCCGTATCGGAACCATTGAACGGTGA
- the efp gene encoding elongation factor P, translated as MKINAVEIRPGNILEYEGGIWRAVKIQHTQPGKGGAYMQVEMKNLIDGRKNNVRFRSAESLEKVRLETTDFQFLFREGDQLTFMDKINYEQITLDAGILGDAAAFLQDGMDVVMELWEERPISVQLPDTIEALIVEADAVVKGQTASSSYKPAILENGVRVMVPPHIGAGTRIVVDVYEQTYVRRAD; from the coding sequence ATGAAGATCAACGCGGTCGAGATTCGTCCCGGTAACATCCTCGAATATGAAGGCGGCATCTGGCGCGCGGTGAAAATCCAGCACACGCAGCCCGGTAAGGGCGGTGCCTATATGCAGGTCGAGATGAAGAACCTGATCGACGGCCGGAAGAACAATGTCCGTTTCCGTTCGGCCGAATCGCTCGAGAAGGTGCGGCTGGAGACGACCGATTTCCAGTTCCTGTTCCGTGAGGGCGACCAGCTGACCTTCATGGACAAGATCAATTACGAACAGATCACGCTCGACGCGGGAATCCTCGGCGATGCCGCGGCCTTCCTGCAGGACGGCATGGACGTAGTGATGGAGCTCTGGGAGGAACGCCCGATCTCGGTGCAGCTCCCCGACACGATCGAGGCGCTGATCGTCGAGGCCGATGCCGTGGTGAAGGGCCAGACCGCTTCGTCAAGCTACAAGCCTGCGATCCTTGAGAATGGCGTCCGCGTGATGGTGCCGCCGCATATCGGCGCCGGCACGCGCATCGTGGTCGATGTGTATGAGCAGACTTACGTCCGCCGCGCGGACTGA